A window of Rubrobacter aplysinae contains these coding sequences:
- a CDS encoding sulfatase, whose protein sequence is MNVVVVILDSLRRDHVGAYGNEWIKTPSLDALAEDSLRFTRPYPESIPTICARRAIHTGRRTWPFRGWTPPPGEPFSPAGWRKIPEDQTTLADVLSENGYETALITDTFHQFKPSYNFQQGFDVFEQVRGQAVDAYKVPLVPERRVENHAVPGNAAGTRDSIRQYLANIPEDRDEDGYFAPRVFSRAMDYLETAKDSDRPFYLMIDNFDPHEPWDTPARYSNMYGEPIEGYEPIFPEPGRSDYLSERELERMRALYSGEVTMTDEWFGKLVDRMEDLGLMRDTLMIVLSDHGVGVGEHGYVSKVPEALWPEITDIVYYVRHPEGKGAGRTSSFYASTHDVAPTVLSALGIERPGQMNGQDLTPILEGGPPEMERPHFSLGYHNYSWCRDENYAMFCLNDGSEAKLYDLREDPEMHDDVSTGNRDIVRRMYEDYIVADAGGEPPPLY, encoded by the coding sequence ATGAACGTCGTGGTGGTGATACTGGATAGCCTGCGCCGGGACCACGTCGGGGCCTACGGCAACGAGTGGATAAAGACCCCGAGCCTCGACGCCCTGGCAGAAGACTCCCTGCGATTTACCCGGCCTTATCCCGAGTCCATCCCGACCATCTGCGCCCGGCGGGCGATCCACACCGGGAGGCGCACCTGGCCTTTCAGAGGCTGGACCCCGCCGCCGGGCGAGCCCTTCAGCCCGGCGGGATGGCGCAAGATCCCGGAGGATCAGACCACCCTCGCGGACGTACTGTCCGAGAACGGCTACGAGACCGCCCTGATCACCGACACCTTCCACCAGTTCAAGCCCTCCTATAACTTCCAGCAGGGCTTCGACGTGTTCGAGCAGGTCCGCGGTCAGGCCGTCGACGCCTACAAGGTGCCGCTAGTCCCCGAGAGGCGGGTCGAGAACCACGCCGTGCCGGGCAACGCCGCCGGCACCCGGGACAGCATCCGGCAGTACCTCGCAAATATCCCCGAGGACCGCGACGAGGACGGCTACTTCGCCCCGAGGGTGTTCTCGCGCGCCATGGACTATCTGGAGACGGCCAAGGATAGCGATCGGCCCTTCTATTTGATGATAGACAACTTCGACCCGCACGAACCTTGGGATACGCCCGCCCGGTACTCGAACATGTACGGCGAGCCCATCGAGGGCTACGAGCCGATATTCCCCGAGCCCGGCAGGAGCGATTATCTGAGCGAGCGGGAGCTGGAGAGGATGCGCGCCCTCTACTCCGGGGAGGTAACGATGACCGACGAGTGGTTCGGCAAGCTCGTGGACCGGATGGAAGACCTCGGGCTCATGCGGGACACGTTGATGATCGTGCTCTCCGACCACGGCGTCGGCGTCGGAGAGCACGGCTACGTCAGCAAGGTGCCCGAGGCGCTGTGGCCCGAGATCACGGACATCGTCTACTACGTGCGGCACCCGGAAGGCAAGGGCGCCGGCCGGACCAGCAGCTTCTACGCCTCCACCCACGACGTCGCCCCCACGGTGCTCTCCGCCCTAGGTATCGAGCGGCCCGGGCAGATGAACGGCCAGGACCTCACCCCGATACTCGAAGGCGGCCCTCCAGAGATGGAGCGCCCGCACTTCAGCCTCGGCTACCACAACTACTCCTGGTGCCGGGACGAAAACTACGCCATGTTCTGCCTCAACGACGGCTCCGAGGCGAAGCTCTACG
- a CDS encoding phasin family protein has product MRERLERLILLQIGAAAATRDRIDQAVSELVEQGRIEREEGRGVVEDVMRRARERSSGARGVVETSVQQGLRGAGVPNRDDYDDLVFRVEQLEHRLRVLETGGGAASAPGRSDAPGNGTPGGDPPAPGL; this is encoded by the coding sequence ATGCGCGAGAGGCTTGAGCGTCTGATACTGCTCCAGATCGGGGCGGCCGCCGCCACCCGGGACCGGATAGACCAGGCGGTCTCCGAGCTCGTGGAGCAGGGCAGGATAGAGCGTGAGGAGGGCCGGGGCGTGGTCGAGGACGTGATGCGCCGCGCGCGCGAGCGTTCCAGCGGGGCCCGGGGTGTAGTGGAGACCTCGGTGCAGCAGGGCCTCCGGGGCGCGGGCGTGCCCAACCGCGACGACTACGACGACCTCGTCTTCCGCGTCGAGCAGCTGGAGCACCGGCTGCGGGTGCTGGAGACCGGGGGCGGGGCGGCGTCGGCTCCGGGGCGCTCGGATGCCCCCGGTAACGGCACGCCGGGCGGAGACCCTCCGGCCCCGGGCCTGTAG
- a CDS encoding MBL fold metallo-hydrolase — MSEIQQVALDMGGFGVNAYVIHAPEGDIIVDAGAEPERILSAVRQPVAAILITHGHADHVAALDDVRRETPAPVYAHPDIDAEIGVYEPLSDDQELKIAGQTLRVIHTPGHEPGSVTFVVENESRDQLVGDLVLPGSVGRTDLPGTSWSDISDSVRRVMPLWTESTRLYCGHGDVLVAHDELETNPYLPLGIVQG, encoded by the coding sequence ATGTCGGAGATACAGCAGGTTGCCCTGGACATGGGCGGGTTCGGCGTGAACGCTTACGTCATACACGCGCCCGAGGGCGACATAATAGTGGACGCCGGGGCCGAACCGGAGAGGATCCTGTCCGCCGTCCGCCAGCCCGTCGCCGCGATCCTCATTACCCACGGGCACGCGGACCACGTCGCCGCGCTCGACGACGTACGCCGCGAGACCCCGGCCCCGGTCTACGCCCACCCCGACATAGACGCGGAGATCGGCGTGTACGAGCCGCTTTCCGACGATCAGGAGCTAAAGATAGCCGGGCAGACGTTGCGGGTGATCCACACCCCAGGCCACGAGCCGGGCTCGGTGACGTTCGTGGTGGAGAACGAGAGCCGGGACCAGCTCGTGGGCGACCTAGTGCTGCCGGGCAGCGTCGGCCGCACGGACCTTCCGGGCACCTCCTGGTCAGACATCTCGGACTCCGTACGCCGGGTGATGCCGCTGTGGACCGAAAGCACCCGCCTGTACTGCGGCCACGGCGACGTGCTCGTGGCCCACGACGAGCTAGAGACCAACCCGTACCTGCCGCTCGGGATAGTTCAGGGGTAG
- a CDS encoding RelA/SpoT family protein gives METTNKHDVIQEQLEAVDGKARPGKDAGSEVTISSLIEKVASYSPEPEEEMIARAYRVAHSSHRGQHRKSGESFVHHPLCAADLLADLRLDPVTISAALLHDVLEDTEVTKEELERDFGTEVADMVDGVTKLKRLPSGNLEEAQAESLRKMIVAMSKDVRVIIIKLADRLHNMRTLDYLKRETQLKKATETLEIYAPLAHRMGIYSLKWELEDLSFATLHPRRYEEIKRLVAARRGDRESFITGVAEELQEHLGEAGVEAEVHGRVKHFYSIYNKMVRRNKEFNEIYDLAGLRVVVDSVRDCYGALGAIHSTWKPIPGRFKDYIAMPKFNMYQSLHTTVMSNEGKLLEIQVRTREMDVTAEYGIAAHWMYKHGGDGEVDRLKWLKSMLEWQKETTDSSEFMESLKGELIADEVFVFTPKGDVQSLPSGATPLDFAYHVHTEIGHHCVGAKVNGRIVPLDSELVSGDRVEIITSRSSAGPSRDWLTVVQSGRARNKIRQFFNKADREDNLASGREKVQTYLKKRHAPKVSQSVWKEVSESAGYPGPDDMLAAVGAGAASAEGVANRLLDRVQPDKDGGGEEHSENGKRPGSARGGESPAKTPLPLRDGVDGGDGTGEETGVRVVGSSGVLTRLARCCSPMPGDDIVGYVSLGRGVVVHAAGCANARALGHRDPERFVEVEWASGSGRLFTVELLVEALDRMHLLKDVTSTISDANVSIMSARVDTIEDRTALSRFAFKAASLTHVDEILRKVRDIPDVYDAYRVSRDGTPLEN, from the coding sequence GTGGAGACGACCAACAAACATGATGTGATCCAGGAACAGCTGGAGGCGGTTGACGGCAAGGCGCGTCCCGGCAAGGACGCAGGCTCCGAGGTCACCATCTCCTCGCTTATAGAGAAAGTGGCCTCCTACAGCCCGGAGCCAGAAGAGGAGATGATCGCCCGCGCCTACCGCGTGGCGCACTCCTCGCACCGGGGGCAGCACCGCAAGAGCGGCGAGTCCTTCGTCCATCATCCCCTCTGCGCCGCCGACCTGCTCGCCGACCTGCGCCTGGACCCCGTGACCATCTCGGCTGCCCTCTTGCACGACGTGCTCGAGGACACCGAGGTCACCAAGGAAGAGCTCGAACGGGATTTCGGCACCGAGGTCGCGGACATGGTCGACGGCGTTACCAAGCTAAAGCGGCTGCCGTCGGGAAATCTCGAAGAGGCGCAGGCCGAGAGCCTGCGGAAGATGATCGTGGCGATGAGCAAGGACGTGCGCGTCATTATCATCAAGCTCGCCGACCGGCTGCACAACATGCGCACCCTGGACTACTTAAAGCGCGAGACCCAGCTAAAGAAGGCGACGGAGACGCTGGAGATCTACGCTCCGCTCGCCCACCGTATGGGCATCTACTCCTTGAAGTGGGAGCTAGAGGACCTCTCCTTCGCGACCCTCCACCCCCGGCGCTACGAGGAGATAAAGCGGCTCGTCGCCGCCCGCCGGGGCGATAGGGAGTCCTTCATAACCGGCGTGGCCGAGGAGCTTCAGGAGCACCTCGGGGAGGCCGGGGTCGAGGCCGAGGTGCACGGGCGGGTCAAGCACTTCTACTCCATCTACAACAAGATGGTCCGCCGCAACAAGGAGTTCAACGAGATCTACGACCTCGCCGGCCTCAGGGTCGTGGTGGACTCCGTGCGCGACTGCTACGGGGCGCTGGGCGCTATCCACTCGACCTGGAAGCCCATACCCGGGCGGTTCAAGGACTACATCGCGATGCCCAAGTTCAACATGTACCAGTCGCTGCACACGACGGTAATGTCCAACGAGGGCAAGCTCCTGGAGATCCAGGTCCGAACCCGCGAGATGGACGTGACCGCCGAGTACGGCATCGCCGCGCACTGGATGTACAAGCACGGCGGCGACGGCGAGGTCGACCGCCTGAAGTGGCTCAAGAGCATGCTCGAGTGGCAGAAGGAGACCACCGACTCCTCGGAGTTCATGGAGTCCCTGAAGGGCGAGCTGATAGCAGACGAGGTCTTCGTCTTTACCCCCAAGGGCGACGTGCAGAGCCTGCCCTCCGGGGCGACACCCCTGGACTTCGCCTACCACGTCCACACCGAGATCGGGCACCACTGCGTCGGGGCCAAGGTGAACGGCCGCATCGTGCCGCTGGACTCCGAGCTAGTCTCGGGCGACCGGGTCGAGATCATAACCAGCAGGTCCTCGGCGGGGCCGAGCCGGGACTGGCTCACCGTCGTGCAGAGCGGGCGGGCGCGGAACAAGATCCGGCAGTTCTTCAACAAGGCCGACCGCGAGGACAACCTGGCCTCGGGCCGCGAGAAGGTACAGACCTACCTCAAGAAGCGTCACGCCCCCAAGGTCTCCCAGAGCGTGTGGAAGGAGGTTTCGGAGAGCGCCGGGTATCCTGGCCCTGACGACATGCTCGCCGCCGTGGGCGCGGGCGCGGCCTCCGCGGAGGGGGTGGCGAATCGGCTGCTCGACCGGGTGCAGCCGGATAAGGACGGGGGCGGCGAGGAACATTCGGAGAACGGCAAGCGGCCCGGCTCCGCGCGGGGCGGCGAGAGCCCGGCCAAGACGCCGCTGCCGCTCCGGGACGGCGTGGACGGGGGAGACGGTACCGGCGAGGAGACCGGCGTGCGGGTGGTGGGGTCGAGCGGCGTCCTCACCCGGCTGGCCCGCTGCTGCAGCCCGATGCCCGGCGACGACATAGTGGGCTACGTCTCGCTCGGTCGCGGGGTGGTGGTGCACGCCGCGGGCTGCGCCAACGCCCGGGCGCTGGGCCATCGCGACCCCGAAAGATTCGTCGAGGTCGAGTGGGCCTCGGGGAGCGGCAGGCTGTTTACCGTGGAGCTTCTGGTCGAGGCGCTGGACCGGATGCACCTTCTCAAGGACGTGACGTCCACCATCTCCGACGCGAACGTGAGCATAATGTCGGCGAGGGTGGATACCATCGAGGATCGCACGGCCTTGAGCCGGTTCGCGTTCAAGGCGGCGAGCCTGACGCACGTGGACGAGATACTCCGCAAGGTACGCGACATCCCGGACGTCTACGACGCGTACCGCGTCTCCCGAGACGGCACCCCGCTGGAGAATTAG
- a CDS encoding helix-turn-helix transcriptional regulator: protein MAETESDPGGIWIHSGYPVVSLGLTEVLKGEAEVHPGYGPPEGWDPHSIIYYCCDAEEPADEIRSLRSRYPEACLLAFGMHAQLPLARAALGAGAHGFIHAGMQPNEIVRALNVARKGEVVVPRELLKGLVEEKAPVDLAILTSRQLEILRLVSDGLTNSQIAQHLYLSEFTIKQHLRSAFKTLGVRNRTEAAILFRSNPL from the coding sequence GTGGCGGAGACCGAGTCTGATCCGGGCGGGATCTGGATCCACTCCGGGTATCCGGTTGTTAGCCTCGGGCTGACGGAGGTACTCAAGGGGGAGGCGGAGGTGCACCCCGGATACGGCCCTCCAGAGGGCTGGGATCCACACTCCATAATCTATTATTGTTGTGATGCCGAAGAACCGGCGGATGAAATTCGCAGCCTGCGTTCCAGGTATCCAGAGGCTTGCTTACTGGCCTTTGGCATGCACGCACAGCTTCCATTAGCCAGAGCCGCGCTCGGTGCCGGGGCTCACGGATTCATTCACGCCGGTATGCAGCCAAACGAGATAGTCCGGGCCCTCAACGTCGCCCGTAAAGGAGAGGTCGTGGTGCCGCGAGAACTGCTCAAGGGGTTGGTCGAGGAGAAAGCCCCCGTGGATCTCGCAATACTCACCTCCAGGCAACTGGAGATCCTGAGGCTCGTCTCCGACGGGCTGACAAACTCCCAGATAGCCCAACACCTTTATCTGTCGGAGTTCACGATAAAGCAGCATCTGCGTTCAGCGTTCAAGACCCTCGGGGTCCGCAATCGTACCGAAGCGGCGATACTCTTCCGCAGCAACCCGCTCTAG
- a CDS encoding sulfatase translates to MSTVTRRDFIKTAAGGTAGLAFLGSAAVAGSTYATYLPKGGSRMNVVVVNLGNLRRDHVGAYGNEWIKTPSLDALAEDSLRFTRPSPESIPTLDGRRTIYTGTRTWPFRGWRPSAVGNRPAGSYWIPEDQSSFTETLTANEYTAALVTDTYPQFEPSMNFHRGFSAFDFIRGQELDRLASTTSVSESEVDRLTVPGNDEAARSKARQHLANRASRSNTANKATRADEEDHFTPTVFRRSMEYLEQVSKVEGPFFLMVDSFDPHEPWDPPELYRSMYGDPIGRREPAVPNYGESGYLEEAELRRMRELYAGEVTMTDRWLGELVNKLDELSLLDETLLIAFSDHGVALGEHGYTGKVPEALWPELTGNVLYIRHPSGRGAGQTSGYRASLQDLAPTILGVAGGEQETEGQDLGVILSGGEPEHPRSRTTLGFGNYSWAEDEDHALAVRNDGSEARLYDLREDPEMHDDISSGNQDIVRRMYEDYIVADAGGEPPPLYESSEIY, encoded by the coding sequence ATGAGCACCGTCACCCGCAGGGACTTTATAAAGACCGCCGCCGGCGGCACGGCGGGACTGGCCTTTCTCGGCTCCGCGGCCGTCGCGGGCTCCACCTACGCGACCTACCTGCCAAAGGGCGGCTCGCGCATGAACGTGGTAGTGGTCAACCTCGGCAACCTGCGCCGGGATCACGTCGGGGCCTACGGCAACGAGTGGATAAAGACTCCGAGCCTCGACGCCCTGGCAGAAGATTCCCTGCGATTTACCCGGCCTTCCCCGGAGTCCATACCCACCTTGGACGGGCGACGTACGATCTACACCGGCACCCGCACCTGGCCCTTCAGGGGCTGGCGGCCCTCAGCGGTCGGGAATCGCCCCGCGGGCTCGTACTGGATACCAGAAGATCAGAGCAGCTTCACCGAGACGCTTACCGCCAACGAGTACACCGCCGCCCTCGTAACCGACACCTACCCGCAGTTCGAGCCTTCGATGAACTTCCACCGGGGCTTCTCCGCCTTCGACTTCATCCGGGGCCAGGAGCTCGACCGCCTCGCCTCCACCACGAGCGTCTCCGAGAGCGAGGTGGACCGCCTCACCGTCCCCGGCAACGACGAGGCCGCCAGGAGCAAGGCGCGCCAGCATCTGGCGAACAGGGCAAGCAGGTCGAACACGGCGAACAAGGCGACCCGCGCGGACGAGGAAGACCACTTCACCCCCACTGTATTCCGGCGCTCGATGGAGTACCTGGAGCAGGTTAGCAAGGTCGAGGGGCCGTTCTTTCTCATGGTGGACTCCTTCGACCCGCACGAGCCCTGGGACCCGCCGGAGCTCTACAGAAGCATGTACGGGGATCCGATAGGCCGCCGGGAGCCGGCGGTGCCGAACTACGGCGAGAGCGGCTACCTGGAAGAGGCCGAGCTGCGCCGGATGCGCGAGCTCTACGCCGGCGAGGTGACGATGACCGACCGCTGGCTCGGGGAGCTCGTGAACAAGCTGGACGAGCTGAGCCTGCTGGACGAGACGCTGCTAATAGCCTTCTCGGACCACGGCGTCGCCCTCGGCGAGCACGGCTACACCGGCAAGGTCCCAGAGGCCCTGTGGCCGGAGCTTACCGGAAACGTCCTGTACATCCGCCACCCCTCGGGCCGGGGCGCGGGCCAGACCAGCGGCTATCGGGCCTCCCTGCAGGACCTCGCGCCGACCATACTCGGCGTCGCCGGCGGCGAGCAGGAGACGGAAGGGCAGGATCTCGGCGTGATCCTCTCCGGTGGCGAGCCGGAACATCCCCGCTCCCGCACCACCCTCGGCTTCGGCAACTACTCCTGGGCGGAAGACGAGGATCACGCGCTCGCCGTCCGCAACGACGGCTCCGAAGCCCGCCTCTACGACCTGCGGGAGGACCCTGAGATGCACGACGACATTTCCTCGGGTAACCAGGATATCGTGCGCCGCATGTACGAGGACTACATCGTCGCCGACGCCGGCGGCGAGCCGCCACCACTGTACGAGTCTAGTGAGATCTATTGA
- the hisS gene encoding histidine--tRNA ligase, with protein MADFQSSQSSQSYRAPKGTYDVVPGAADRDPHLRPEMWAWVESIARDTFRRYNYTEVRMPLFEETRLFVRGVGESSDIVSKEMFTFTDRAGRELSLRPEGTAGVVRSYVEHSLDKLAQPLKLWYVGPMFRYERQQKGRYRQHVQLGAEALGSDDPLMDVEVMALLYDIHQAAGVLEEVIHVNNLGDLATRQSYVPELKAYLDKHRSDLDPDSVARLDTNPLRTFDSKDPGTQALLAEAPSIEDFLTKDASAHFAAVRQGLDALGIPYRVDDRLVRGFDYYTLTVFEAKSPVLGSQDAVGGGGRYNGLVEEIGGPDTPGIGFGSGVERVLMAAGGPSDVPGVDVYFAALSEDARMPALSLAGALRREGVACELDYAGRSAKGQLKQADRSGASWTVVMGEEELASGVAKLRDMSTGEEGKIFISGGHEDILRAVSG; from the coding sequence GTGGCCGATTTTCAAAGCTCTCAGAGTTCTCAGAGTTACCGGGCCCCGAAGGGCACCTACGACGTGGTCCCCGGCGCTGCGGACCGCGACCCGCACCTGCGGCCGGAGATGTGGGCCTGGGTCGAGTCCATCGCCCGCGACACCTTCCGGCGCTACAACTACACCGAGGTCCGCATGCCGCTCTTTGAGGAGACGCGCCTCTTCGTGCGCGGCGTGGGGGAATCGTCGGACATAGTGAGCAAAGAGATGTTTACCTTCACCGACCGCGCCGGGCGGGAGCTATCCCTGCGGCCCGAGGGCACCGCCGGCGTCGTCCGTTCCTACGTCGAGCACTCGCTGGACAAGCTCGCCCAGCCTCTCAAGCTGTGGTACGTGGGACCGATGTTTCGCTACGAACGTCAGCAGAAGGGACGCTACCGCCAGCACGTCCAGCTCGGCGCGGAGGCGCTCGGCTCGGATGACCCGCTGATGGACGTCGAGGTAATGGCGCTCTTGTACGACATCCACCAGGCGGCCGGCGTGCTGGAAGAGGTCATACACGTGAACAACCTCGGGGATCTCGCCACGCGCCAGAGCTACGTTCCGGAGCTCAAGGCGTACCTCGACAAGCACCGTTCCGACCTGGACCCGGACTCCGTGGCCCGGCTGGATACCAACCCCCTGCGTACCTTCGACTCCAAGGATCCGGGCACCCAGGCGCTGCTCGCGGAGGCGCCGTCCATAGAAGACTTCCTCACGAAAGATGCCTCGGCGCACTTCGCCGCGGTCCGGCAGGGGCTGGACGCCCTCGGCATCCCGTACCGGGTGGACGACCGGCTGGTGCGCGGCTTCGACTACTACACCCTGACCGTCTTCGAGGCCAAGAGCCCGGTGCTCGGCTCCCAGGACGCCGTCGGCGGCGGCGGCCGCTACAACGGACTCGTGGAGGAGATCGGAGGTCCCGACACGCCCGGTATCGGTTTCGGCAGCGGGGTCGAGCGGGTGCTGATGGCCGCCGGAGGGCCCTCGGACGTACCGGGCGTGGACGTGTACTTCGCCGCTCTCTCCGAAGACGCCCGGATGCCCGCGCTCTCGCTCGCCGGCGCCCTGCGCCGGGAAGGGGTGGCCTGCGAGCTGGACTACGCCGGACGCAGCGCCAAGGGCCAGCTAAAGCAGGCCGACCGCTCCGGAGCCTCGTGGACGGTGGTTATGGGAGAAGAGGAGTTAGCCTCCGGTGTCGCAAAGTTGCGAGATATGAGTACGGGAGAGGAAGGCAAAATTTTCATCTCCGGCGGACACGAGGATATTCTGCGGGCGGTGTCCGGCTAG
- a CDS encoding ABC1 kinase family protein, with the protein METPSNAAGTPERLYEERPDPSEVVRQGNVRRFSQISRVLVRHGFGFVFDVRRGRRQSLGAQEILGPNFGVRLRRTLEDLGPTFVKFGQLLSSRSDVLPEGVLIEMERLQDATSPVSVEVVRGVIERELGAPVEEVFEGFETVELGSASIGQVHRATLRSGGEVREVAVKVQRPEARSRVESDLALMRDLASFIHHRFGDRTIVDVRGLVAEFEVVIRRELDYEAEARNARRFAANFADTPVVIPGVYTGYSTGRVLTMEYVAGTRFHDITPLSLPPAERRRVAGMGADAIFKMAFEDGFFHGDPHAGNLILTPGGNLALLDFGMVDYMSRGDIDALGRLFVSVMQQDAEATLRGLEELGIRYSAHVRSALVQDLREFLYKYAGLSVGEVTISQALGELISLARRNRVSMPPVFSLMTRALATAEGLARSIDPSLNVYEVARPYARRLLRSRYSPEAIHDRSRERALEYARYAEDYPRQIRQVLAELSDGEMQVRLKHGGLDELTGEVDVLANRLVFALITGALLVGSSMLGAFDRGGPQVPVLGVPLVAFAGFSIALVLGGILLLLILRDRRI; encoded by the coding sequence TTGGAGACCCCCTCCAACGCCGCCGGAACACCGGAGCGGCTGTACGAGGAGCGCCCCGACCCGTCGGAGGTGGTCCGCCAGGGAAACGTGCGGCGGTTCTCCCAGATCAGCCGCGTCCTCGTGCGGCACGGCTTCGGCTTCGTGTTCGACGTGCGGCGCGGCCGCCGCCAGAGCCTCGGGGCGCAGGAGATCCTCGGGCCTAACTTCGGGGTGCGGCTGCGGCGCACGCTCGAAGACCTCGGCCCGACCTTCGTAAAGTTCGGTCAGCTACTCTCGAGCCGCTCGGACGTGCTGCCCGAGGGCGTGCTGATCGAGATGGAGCGTCTGCAGGACGCGACCTCGCCGGTCTCGGTGGAGGTGGTGCGGGGCGTGATCGAGCGCGAGCTCGGCGCGCCGGTGGAGGAGGTCTTCGAGGGCTTCGAGACCGTGGAGCTCGGCTCGGCGAGCATCGGGCAGGTCCACCGGGCGACGTTGCGGAGCGGGGGTGAGGTTAGAGAGGTCGCCGTCAAGGTGCAGCGGCCCGAGGCCCGGAGCCGGGTGGAGTCGGACCTTGCGCTGATGCGGGATCTCGCCTCGTTTATCCACCACCGCTTCGGGGACCGGACCATAGTGGACGTGCGCGGCCTCGTGGCGGAGTTCGAGGTAGTGATCCGGCGCGAGCTCGACTACGAGGCCGAGGCCCGCAACGCCCGCCGTTTCGCCGCCAACTTCGCCGACACGCCGGTGGTGATCCCCGGCGTCTACACCGGGTACTCCACGGGCCGGGTACTCACGATGGAGTACGTCGCGGGCACCCGGTTTCACGACATAACCCCGCTATCGCTGCCGCCCGCCGAACGGCGCCGCGTCGCCGGGATGGGGGCGGATGCTATCTTCAAGATGGCCTTCGAGGACGGTTTCTTTCACGGTGACCCGCACGCGGGGAACCTGATCCTGACCCCCGGAGGCAACTTGGCTCTCCTGGACTTCGGGATGGTGGACTACATGAGCCGCGGCGACATAGACGCCCTGGGCCGGCTCTTCGTCTCCGTCATGCAGCAGGATGCGGAGGCGACCCTGCGCGGCCTCGAAGAGCTCGGCATCCGCTACTCGGCCCACGTCCGGTCCGCGCTCGTCCAGGATCTGCGGGAGTTTCTCTACAAGTACGCCGGTCTCTCCGTCGGGGAGGTGACCATAAGCCAGGCCCTGGGCGAACTGATCTCGCTCGCCCGCCGCAACCGGGTCTCCATGCCGCCGGTCTTCTCGCTAATGACCCGGGCCCTGGCGACGGCGGAGGGTCTGGCCCGCTCCATAGACCCCTCCCTGAACGTGTACGAGGTCGCCCGGCCCTACGCGCGCCGGCTGTTGCGGAGCCGCTACTCCCCCGAAGCCATCCACGACCGGAGCCGGGAGCGCGCCCTGGAGTACGCCCGCTACGCCGAGGACTATCCGCGTCAGATCCGGCAGGTCCTCGCCGAGCTCTCTGACGGCGAGATGCAGGTTCGCCTCAAGCACGGCGGCCTGGACGAGCTTACCGGGGAGGTGGACGTGCTCGCCAACCGGCTCGTGTTCGCGCTCATAACCGGGGCCCTGCTCGTCGGCTCCTCCATGCTCGGGGCGTTCGACCGCGGCGGCCCGCAGGTGCCGGTTCTCGGCGTGCCGCTCGTGGCCTTCGCCGGCTTCTCCATCGCCCTCGTGCTCGGGGGGATACTCCTTTTGCTCATCCTGCGTGACCGGAGGATATAG
- a CDS encoding SIR2 family NAD-dependent protein deacylase has product MAAEVPQVLIEALREARSVAVLTGAGISAESGVPTFRDAQTGLWEHYRPEDLATPEAFDRDPGLVWRWYAWRRELVGGVEPNAGHRALAELESLVPRFTLATQNVDGLHRRAGSHNVLELHGDISRTICSRERLTRDPEGLEGEPPSCPECGAYLRPDVVWFGEALPVEAFETAQEEARESDLFLSVGTSSLVQPAASLPQAALSGGATVVEVNPEPTPLTPHADYTLRSPAGEALSALVAAYKNSV; this is encoded by the coding sequence GTGGCCGCAGAGGTGCCGCAGGTTCTCATCGAGGCGCTGCGCGAGGCGCGGTCCGTGGCGGTCTTGACCGGGGCCGGAATATCCGCGGAGAGCGGGGTCCCTACCTTCCGCGACGCCCAGACCGGGCTCTGGGAGCACTACCGGCCAGAGGATCTCGCCACCCCCGAAGCCTTTGACCGAGACCCCGGGCTGGTGTGGCGCTGGTACGCCTGGAGACGAGAGCTGGTCGGCGGCGTGGAGCCGAACGCCGGGCACCGGGCGCTGGCGGAGCTCGAAAGCCTCGTGCCGCGTTTCACCCTGGCGACCCAGAACGTGGATGGCCTGCACCGCCGCGCCGGTAGCCACAACGTGCTTGAGTTGCACGGCGACATCTCGCGCACCATCTGCTCGCGGGAGCGTCTTACCAGAGACCCTGAAGGGCTTGAAGGAGAACCGCCCTCTTGCCCAGAGTGCGGAGCCTACCTGCGCCCGGACGTCGTGTGGTTCGGGGAGGCGCTACCGGTCGAGGCATTCGAGACCGCTCAGGAGGAAGCCCGCGAGAGCGACTTGTTTCTCTCAGTCGGGACCTCCAGCCTCGTGCAGCCCGCCGCATCCCTGCCGCAGGCCGCACTCTCGGGAGGAGCCACGGTCGTCGAGGTGAACCCGGAGCCCACGCCGCTCACGCCCCATGCAGACTACACGTTGCGGAGCCCGGCCGGCGAGGCGCTCTCCGCGCTGGTCGCGGCGTATAAGAACAGCGTATAA